From the Elaeis guineensis isolate ETL-2024a chromosome 16, EG11, whole genome shotgun sequence genome, the window AATCACATGCACATGCGTGTGCATGCAAACCCACACCACAAGCAACCACATAAGCACAAAGTTTGAGCTCGTTTGTTTTACCAATGTGTAAACAAAGATGTATAATATTGGCAGTATCATTAAAAGTGGCTGCCTAGGCGCTTAGTTTGGTTGGGCTACCTAGGCTAAGCCTGCTTAAACCCTACTTGTTTGATGTTTCTTTTCACATTTTCTTTGGGACATGTAGGAGGGCAATGAAGGCTACGACCAACCTAGTAGTAGGTAGTGAGCTGAAAGCTACCAGCAAGCCAACCAACAGCTACAAGTGGTGGCGCTGGCTACAGAGGGCCAGCACTAGTGCCAGGtttatatttcttttctttctttctttctttgtcaAACCgatctcatcttcttcttctccttcctttaaatttttattcctcTTTGTTTTCTACTCCTATCTCTTCTTCATCTAGCCATTCTCAGCATTTTTTTCTAAGTTTCCCTTTTTGTTCTGCTTGCCTTATTGATGGTTGGTTGTTGGCTGTGGCCCTACAGCCTATTGGCTGCTGCATCCTGCCATCCTCTTCCTTCTACTTCTTGCTAGATGTCGACTAACAAGCTGTGATATACAGCTTGCTGGCTGCTACAGTGCAGCAACGCTATTGCCACTCTCCTAGTGTATCCAAAGAAGTGTGAAAATCAGGTTTCGTACTGCTATATATGATGAAAAAGAGATTATATACGATATATGCATATGTTTAAGAATATGCATAATAAAAGCTTAGAGGGCTTTCATCCTCAAGCAACCACTTAAGCACCCAAGCGTCTGCCTAGTCTATACGGGGAATCCACCATCTAGACGCACATAAAACCTTGAATATTAGTTTGTACCAAAGTTGGCTGTGCCAATACCGGGGCCCAGACCGGTCGGCTGGCGACATAGTTGAGTACATCCCTGTGCCATTCCATAGCAGGCCCAAACCGATACAGTAGAGAGAATGGGAGAGATGGAGAAcaggagagaggagaagagagagaaagaggggagggggGGAGGGAGAGGCTGGGGAGGCCATAGGAGTGCCGCAGAGTCATGTTTattttgatttagaggaggatggAGCCCCTCCGGTCCTCTAGACGCCTCTGATGCTCTCCAGTGACCTTCCCGGCCTTTGCCTCTCCTTCCCtttcccctctctcttttcctctctttctccctctccccctccctgTCAGTTTCTTGTTTCGAACACCAGAACCATTTCAATCCACTgctgatatgatttggtttgccCTGAACTAGACAGTTTGGGATGGTTCCGCATCCTCAGTTTGTACCCATTAGTTGAAGCTAAGCAGCCCAAATGGTAGACAACAAAGAACATAAAATTTTAGGACTATTATATTACTAAAATTAGTTAAAAACTATGTTTGTTTGAAGCACTCATTCTTATACACTCATATAAAGCTATTAAAATCAAGTGTAAtgtcaaaaattttaatacaatatattgccattatctttgcaaaaTTGCATATTTTTAAATGTCCactatatttgcaaaattgacccTAAACGTAAGCGTTACAACTCCCTTGTAGCCCCATTATTGTTTGACCTCTGTTTGTCTTGTAATTTTTCCCAGTAACCACAAAATCAATGGTATGCCTGATGCATGAtaacatatatattttttctgcAAGTAgtcagaaaaagaaaatagatgaGAAAAAGATGATACCTATAGAATTCTCTTATTGCTGACATTGATTTTTCGTGCAGAACCTCTTCAGATAACTGTTTTGCTTCAGAATGTGCACCTGCGCTGCCACTTAAAGATCCCTGTGCATGACCAGCAGGAAGGATAGTTGCTGCAGACCTATCAAAAGAACGATCCAAGAGCCTGTCCCTGCTCCCAAGATAAGTATTACAATCTTGAGGATTCGTTACATCATGTGGTGCTCCAGAGAACTTTTCAGGCATATATTTTGGCATTATTTCTTCTTTTGAGCTGTAAGGTGTCCTATTGTAACCATTTGGACCTAGTGGCATCCTACGTTGGTCATTAACACTGGGAGAAATATCAGCCAAGGGAACATTTGACATCAAAGACTGTCCTCTAACAGACATCCCCCTAGCAAGTCCACCTTGTGGGCCAAGGgtaattgaatcatcatcagaAGGCCTTTGAGGAAGGGGAAAGGACAATGTTCTACCTCCCAATGGATGTCTCTCCTCCAATCGAACATCTTGAGATCCATACCCGCGGACCTGAGGTGGTAAATTGTTTATATTACCAATCTGGGAGCTTGGAGAAGGTAGTATAGTGGATCCCCGTGGACCATAGTCAATAGAGGGTCCTCTTCTTGAGGCAACACTAATTCCAGAACCACGGGCTGATCTACTTGCTTGAGCTTGCCGTTCTTGAGCTGCATCTCTGTGCACCTCTTCAATTTTcttcgggccttcaacttttctTCTTTGCTGCCATTTATTCTTTCTCAGATCAATTGCATCCCTCAACATGAACCTAACTCGAGATGATAGCTTCTGATGTGTTGATAGTTTTGCCATCATGTCAAAATATGCATCCATATGTTCCTTGGCCTTGGGATGATCTATCATCTTGCCAATTGTACTCATCAACTTGCACAAGGCTTCAAGATCTTCCTCATCAGGATTCTGATACTGCCCAAGCAACTTCTTGATGCATTCATGCATAATTCTCTCTGTCAACATTCTTTTCTTGTACAATTCACCAATTAATCGAATATTTCCCAGCATACGTCTCCGTGCCTTGATCCTTTTCTCCTCCCTTTCCTCTTCAGATTGTTTAGTCTCACCTTGCTCTTCAGCTTCATTAGCTTCAgcttcttctctctcccctctttcaaaTTCCTCTTGGCACTTATTTAGAAGCAACCTTTTAAAGGTAATCTTCTCATTGTCCTCAGTGAAATCAGGTAATTCACTAGCAAGATGGTGGCAGAAATCGGCATACATCTCACAGAAAGTTGGCTCCATCAAAGCTTTGTCAAAAATCTGCGAGATTACACCAGTAAGAGTAACAGTATTGTCAATATTAACCTCTTTGACTTGCTGAAATAACTTCTCAAAATTCTGAGGCGTCAACTTATTCAGTATGGCTTTCAATCGTCTTTGCTTTGCCTGTTCCTCATCAGTCACCTTGCCGACTAAATACTTATTCTGAGATTTGTGCATTACTTGTGCAGGAGTTTGAGGAGAAGGTATTAACCCTCTCTGAGTGCCAGGAGAACGCTGCCACCTGTCTGCATCAGCACCATTACGTGGTATCCCTCCCTGAGATGCCAGTGATTGCGCTGGCCCGGAAAGAATGCCTCCAGCAAACTGACCAGATGACTGCCCACGTGGATGTCTTAAAACACCATGACTGACTCCTTGTCCTGGCCGAAAGTTCACAACAGCTCCCCCATGTCCAACCTCTGGACGAAGGTCACGTACAGAAGCAAAGGAACTAGACGCCTTCATCCATTTATCATCCACAATGCCAACCATATGGCGTTCCACCCGGGAAACTCCTGGAGATCTCTCTGTAATCCTTCCAGGGCTTGGAAAGGGTTCACGAACCGATGCACTTATCAAAGCATCAGCTATATCAGATTTAATCTCAAACCCTACAGGAAGATCAGTACATTGCTCTGAAAACGTTAACAGAAAATCCCTGGAATACTTTCTGTTCAGAGTCTCATTTCTGTCATCATCCTTATATTTCTTTGCTTGACTGGCTTGCTGTCCACTCTCTGGTATTCTCAACTTTGGAGTTGAGATATCAGCTGCATCTTCCCAATCATCCACCTCAACTTTGCTCTGCCCATCTCCCTCACCAGCAACAATGTCGTTATTGGTATCTGCAGTCAGATGTTTTTTAGCATCTACCGATACAGGACTATCCACACTTTCTGTGGTACAGGTAGTTTCATGTTTTTCCTCAGGATGCTTGTACGCATTGTAAAGATCTGAAGTTCCTGCAGCATCAGCTTTTGAGAGaatttccttcctcttcttcttttttccagaAGAAGGCTTGACCCTGGGAGGCTCCAAAACAAGCTTGTCCTTTGGCCCAGATGACAAAACTGAAACTGGATCCTCACTAGACAGCTCTGTAACTTTTCTTTCCAGTTTCTCTGTCACCTTAGAAGTAGCAGGATCTGAAACAGCTATCCCTGGTTGCAAGACATCAGGATCACTCGAGCAAACATACTGGCTGTATATTTCTTTACCAGTATTTGTGATGGCATCTGGAGAGGAAGGCTTTTCTTCTTCAATATTTGCAAATGAAAGATGACTAGAAGAAACTGCTTCAGCTTTGCTGAAGTCCAAACATGTTCTATCAGAGATGTCTGATTCCTCAGTTGTCTTCTCAACCACAAAGCCTTGTCCCACTGCTTCATTGGAGGAACTGGACTGTTGCCTTTCAGCATCATAAGATTCACAGACGGTCGAACTTTCTGAATTATCTCCTCCAGCCCCATCTTGCTCCACTAACTCAACTGGTTTTCCACCTTCAACACATTCTGTAAAAACAGATTTTGGATATGGTTTAGTATTACTAGCATCTTGCGAGGAATCACTAAACACTTCAGCTTCTACATGTTCCTTTTCTGCATGTGTTTCTTGTCCTGGTTCCACATCTAACAAGATAGAATTGTCCTGACTAAAAGTAGGAAATGAATTCTTAGGTACAGTCTCATCCATCTCAAAACCCAGAGAAGTTGATGTCTCGGAAGAACCTTTCTCCTTAAGTAGAATTCCACTGTCAGCTCTCAAACAAACATCTTGTGGTATTTCCTTGACCAAATTAACCCCAAATGATTCTGACTCAGCAGGGACTGATTGACTTTCAACAGCTTTAGAATTTCTAATTTCAATTGGACTATTTTGTTTCAAACTAAGTGAAGACAAGCTAGTGGTAGTGATCGACATATCTGCCCCTGAAAATTCCTGAACTTTCTCAGAATTTCTGGAAAATCCATCTGCAGATTGAGAAGCATCTGTCTGCACCATACAATCATGTCCAAAAGTTACAAATAGAAATTGCCTTATATATAACAGCAGCAATATATATCTTCTACATGATAAgatgaaaagagaagaggaattAAGAAGCATTCAAAAAGTCAGACCTGTTGCAAGTGTAGTGAGTGACCGAGGTCCTTTTTATTGGGCATTTTGTGGCTATCCTTCAATAAGTC encodes:
- the LOC105059418 gene encoding eukaryotic translation initiation factor 4G, giving the protein MSFNQSKAEKSEGQQLRKTGRSGSFGQQRGYSGGGGGKGGGSAPPPQLSSSSSFPSSSNNPPILPNRSFKNSGNGQGGSSRANPSNSRASDAVAPAAPVALRAVQNGVHVRPSLHGSSNAPALSASKPVDVPIPRNSGTHPRAPISRSAAGPSNSTAPVTPAKGDGTQTFTLQFGSISPGVVDGMQIPARTTSAPPNLDEQKQGQARHGSFRGVSKVPIPSGPQQPQQPKKDAGGISQSNAGESPPPAQVKQDMHSQISAAPAVPLPKSSVLPIAGISMPMAFQQPHVPLQFGGRSPQLQSQGVAASSLQMSMTLPVGNVSQVPQQMFLHGLQPHPLQPQPMMHQGQSLGFAPQMGHQLPPQLGNLGISIPTQQFAQQQPGKFGAPRKTTVKITHPETHEELRLDKRTDSYTDGGFTGQRPLPNVTSQSQPLPAFTPSHYYPPLQPNAYNPSQMFFPTSTSLPLTSSPMPSGSQAPRYNYSAGQSGQAISFMNPSVIKPMPGNKSGPPLHSLSEQPKVEAVPVFASSAPVQGMVKAVVGSHGNKAGTSSVTVSMPISNAEAPRVSKHFGEATTSHPQRDSKISVESSVQQSKSASQSLQNTQATTSSVPVAPHGGFGPDEIGTDCRGKEPVQKLDLLKDSHKMPNKKDLGHSLHLQQTDASQSADGFSRNSEKVQEFSGADMSITTTSLSSLSLKQNSPIEIRNSKAVESQSVPAESESFGVNLVKEIPQDVCLRADSGILLKEKGSSETSTSLGFEMDETVPKNSFPTFSQDNSILLDVEPGQETHAEKEHVEAEVFSDSSQDASNTKPYPKSVFTECVEGGKPVELVEQDGAGGDNSESSTVCESYDAERQQSSSSNEAVGQGFVVEKTTEESDISDRTCLDFSKAEAVSSSHLSFANIEEEKPSSPDAITNTGKEIYSQYVCSSDPDVLQPGIAVSDPATSKVTEKLERKVTELSSEDPVSVLSSGPKDKLVLEPPRVKPSSGKKKKRKEILSKADAAGTSDLYNAYKHPEEKHETTCTTESVDSPVSVDAKKHLTADTNNDIVAGEGDGQSKVEVDDWEDAADISTPKLRIPESGQQASQAKKYKDDDRNETLNRKYSRDFLLTFSEQCTDLPVGFEIKSDIADALISASVREPFPSPGRITERSPGVSRVERHMVGIVDDKWMKASSSFASVRDLRPEVGHGGAVVNFRPGQGVSHGVLRHPRGQSSGQFAGGILSGPAQSLASQGGIPRNGADADRWQRSPGTQRGLIPSPQTPAQVMHKSQNKYLVGKVTDEEQAKQRRLKAILNKLTPQNFEKLFQQVKEVNIDNTVTLTGVISQIFDKALMEPTFCEMYADFCHHLASELPDFTEDNEKITFKRLLLNKCQEEFERGEREEAEANEAEEQGETKQSEEEREEKRIKARRRMLGNIRLIGELYKKRMLTERIMHECIKKLLGQYQNPDEEDLEALCKLMSTIGKMIDHPKAKEHMDAYFDMMAKLSTHQKLSSRVRFMLRDAIDLRKNKWQQRRKVEGPKKIEEVHRDAAQERQAQASRSARGSGISVASRRGPSIDYGPRGSTILPSPSSQIGNINNLPPQVRGYGSQDVRLEERHPLGGRTLSFPLPQRPSDDDSITLGPQGGLARGMSVRGQSLMSNVPLADISPSVNDQRRMPLGPNGYNRTPYSSKEEIMPKYMPEKFSGAPHDVTNPQDCNTYLGSRDRLLDRSFDRSAATILPAGHAQGSLSGSAGAHSEAKQLSEEVLHEKSMSAIREFYSARDENEVSLCIKELNCPNFYPAMISLWVTDSFERKDMERDLLATLLVNLCMSQDSLLDQVQLIQGFESVLTSLEDAVNDAPRAAEFLGRIFAKIILENVVPLGEIGQLIHQGGEEPGRLLELGLAAEVLGSILEVIKIDKGEAILDEIRASSNLQLEDFRPQHPIKANKLDAFL